From Pseudodesulfovibrio nedwellii:
TCAAACGACATTGAGTCAAGTGCTGAAAGTGTGATTAGTATCGCATTATCTCGAGTCAGAGCGTTGTCGTCTCCTGAAAAAACGATCGATACAGGTCAGCTTTTGAATGATTTGGCTACTGCACCATGGAATATGGGATTGGCTCTGCGTGGGTATGACGTGCTGGCCGGAGTGGCTGAAATGAGGACGGCTCTGCCGGGTTCTGTCGCCCTGTTGTTGTATTCATGGAACAAGGCGGATGAGTTGGATGCAACTTTGGCGTCGCTTCTCGATTCTGATTTGACTGGTGCATCGCTTTTCGTGCTGGATAATGGATCGACTGATCGGACAGCCGAGGTCCTTGCCGGATGGGAGTCCCGGTTTGTGGCCGAGCTTGGTGCTGATCGATTTACGGTAATATCGTTGCCGGTGAATGTGGGAGCTGCATCGGCGCGGAACTGGTTGCTGCATATGGATGTGGTGCAGGAACATGAATTTGTTTGTTATCTCGACGACGATGTAGAGTTATCCAAGGATTGGTTGTCTTGGCTTGGAGCAGCGGTAAAGGTGTACCCGGAGGCAGGTGTTTGGGGATGCAAGGTCGTGGATCATGCCAATGGGTTGCTAATCCAGAGTGCGGACAGTCATTTGCTGGCCGAGCCGGATACTATTGTGGATTTTTCAAGGCTGGCGCCGAATCCGTTCAAACTTTCCGATCTGCATATTCAGACGGTGGATTCTGGCGATTTTGATTTTATGCGGCCCTGTGCGTCTGTGACCGGCTGCTGTCATCTTTTCCGAACCGAAACTCTACTTGAGTCCGGTGATTTTGCGATTCAGCTTTCTCCGTCGCAGTATGACGACATGGAGCATGATATTCGTTTGTGTGAGGCTGGATTATTTCCGGTTTATCAAGGGCATCTGGCTGTGCGGCATAAGAAGCGTACGGGTGTTGCGTCTCATACCTCAATGCAGGAAGAAGGGAATGCTTTGGGGAATAAATATAAGATGCAAACCATGCACGGGGTTGAGGAGGTGTGTGCTGCCGCACGGGCTGAACAGGCTGTTTTGGAAGTTGATATTTTGGTGAAATTGAAATTCCTTGAAGAGTATATGAAATAAGGAAGGGCCGCTTTGGAAGCGGCCTTTTTGTTAGGAAGATGTGCCTTCGGCGAGAGTCATTGTTGGGCGCTGAAGCACCCAAGGCTTTCCATGCCCTGCGCGGGCGGCGGATCTTTTTGGCTGAACCGCCCCAAAAAGAACCAAAAAACTCGGCTCACTAGTTTGGCCGCCCCCATGATCTGCGGCAAGAATCTGATCCAATCGAGTCGGCTCCACCCGATTAAAAGTATAATCCCTTCCTCTTCCTTTATCCCCCAGTCTAAGACAAATTATCTGACTCCTTTATAAGAGCCGCCTCCTTCGATTGGTTAGCTTCTAAGCAGCCAATCAAAGGCTGGGTTCCGTCTTCGTCTGGTTTGGGAGGGAAAGAAATCGTCTTCGGAGGGAGAGCGGTGTTGGGGTGCTGGAGCACCCCAAGGCCCTCTGTGGATAACGAAGAGCCTTAAATCAGAAATGGACACCTACACCGAGAAATCCCTTACAACGACGAACAATTGATAACGGGCCTTAGAGCCTGTCTCGCGTGGCGAATCGTAGCCCGACCGAGTCTGCTGTCACAGACAATCCTGTCGGGCAGTGGAGCCGCGTACAGGCTCTTAGGACCGCTATCAGGCTCACACCGAAAAGGCGTTTTTTGCCTCCTTTTTTTCGCCTCAAAAAAAGCAGGTCGCCGTAAAGGCGAAACCTTTTTAATAAAGACCGTTTGTACCTTCACTGCGAAGCACGCAACGCCCACCAAAAAAAGTACCCCTTTTTCCCTTTATCTTCATTGCGGTCGCCCGCAACGCCTACCAAGAAAGTACACACTCAAAAAAAGGAACCTTACACTATCGAAGAAGAAGCCTCTGCGCAGCAGAAAAGCACCGTCGGCGGACTAACCCCGAGACGATGAGCGTCCCCAACGAAGTTGACGCAACCAACATCAGCATGACCACGATTTGATAACGAATGGCTATGAGTGGATCAGTCCCGGATAAAATCTGACCGGTCATCATTCCCGGCAGAGACACGAGCCCTACGGCCATAAGCG
This genomic window contains:
- a CDS encoding glycosyltransferase, with translation MARAITDGLIEFWQSLPEDLKAKLRLGFTGKKHLLDIAGWCLRSGNPAVMPIAVDALETVVRENPLDGRMAAELLALNPIKDILSSEVVEKLTVVANYYQAPGPSDPFMKLRASRDFLVLKDFIRTQVTKEPNNLYWREQALTIGVFNFDTDFCVEILSNDIESSAESVISIALSRVRALSSPEKTIDTGQLLNDLATAPWNMGLALRGYDVLAGVAEMRTALPGSVALLLYSWNKADELDATLASLLDSDLTGASLFVLDNGSTDRTAEVLAGWESRFVAELGADRFTVISLPVNVGAASARNWLLHMDVVQEHEFVCYLDDDVELSKDWLSWLGAAVKVYPEAGVWGCKVVDHANGLLIQSADSHLLAEPDTIVDFSRLAPNPFKLSDLHIQTVDSGDFDFMRPCASVTGCCHLFRTETLLESGDFAIQLSPSQYDDMEHDIRLCEAGLFPVYQGHLAVRHKKRTGVASHTSMQEEGNALGNKYKMQTMHGVEEVCAAARAEQAVLEVDILVKLKFLEEYMK